Proteins encoded in a region of the Acidobacteriota bacterium genome:
- a CDS encoding S8 family serine peptidase, with translation MRVFDRTLTTTGLALVAAIEWAALQGVHLINLSLGASNQEHAPALAAAVAKAAARGAIVVSAAPQEGAAWLPGGLHGVVAVDVDWDCPREECRVVSADAGGIRLTASGYPRPIPGVAPERNFSGLSFAVANVTGLLALTLEDRPAQTVAALADRLRD, from the coding sequence GTGCGCGTGTTCGACCGCACGCTCACGACCACAGGGCTGGCGCTCGTCGCCGCGATTGAGTGGGCCGCGCTGCAGGGCGTACACCTCATCAACCTCAGCCTCGGCGCTTCGAATCAGGAGCACGCGCCCGCCCTGGCGGCCGCCGTCGCCAAGGCCGCAGCACGCGGCGCTATCGTCGTCTCCGCCGCACCGCAGGAAGGTGCCGCTTGGCTGCCCGGCGGTTTGCACGGCGTGGTCGCCGTCGATGTCGATTGGGACTGCCCGCGCGAAGAGTGTCGCGTCGTGAGCGCCGATGCTGGCGGCATTCGCCTCACCGCGTCCGGCTACCCGCGCCCCATTCCCGGCGTCGCACCCGAACGAAACTTCAGCGGCCTGAGCTTTGCCGTGGCAAACGTGACTGGCTTGTTGGCGCTGACTCTTGAAGACCGGCCGGCCCAGACAGTCGCTGCACTTGCGGACCGGCTGCGGGACTAG